The region CCGAGGCTAAATTCAAAGCCACCCTAGAACACTTCGAGAGTGAGCTGACGGGTGTAAGGACTGGCCGAGCTAGTGCAGGGTTGGTAGACACTATTCGAGTCGAAGTTTACGGCCAGTCGATGCCCTTAAAAACAATCGCAACCATCTCAACCCCAGATGCCAAAACCATTCAAATCCAACCCTGGGATCAGTCTAATTTATCATTTATCGAAAAGGCTATTAGCGAAAATCCAAATCTCGGCCTCAACCCCAGTAACGACGGTAGAGTAATTCGAATTGCTGTCCCTGCTTTATCTGAAGAGACCAGAATCCAACTCATTAAGCTAGTCAAGGAAAAGGCCGAATTGGCTAATGTTAGTTTGCGCAACGGTAGGCATGAAGCCCTTAACACAGCCAAAACCAAAGAAAAAGCTAAAGTGCTTACCCAGGATCAAGTAACTAAGCTCCAAAAGGCGATAGATAGCCTTATTGATACCTACAATAAGAGTGTTCAAGCTATAGTCGTTAAAAAAGAACAGGAACTGATGTCGGTTTAATGGCCATCCAAGCACACCACAATGCTGGATTACCTCGCCATATTGGGTTTATTTTAGATGGGAATCGTCGGTGGGCGAAAGAAAAAGGGCTACCCAAACTAGTAGGGCACAAAAAGGGCTATGAGAACCTTAAGACGATATCTCAGGCCTGTTTTGACAAAGGAATCGAGGTCGTATCAGCCTATATATTTTCCACTGAAAACTGGAATAGGGAGGCCGATGAAGTAGATTATTTGATGGGGCTAGCTCTTAAGCTATTTAAGACCGACCTAGAAGAGTTGATGCAGAAAAACATCAAGGTGGTAGTTTCTGGTTCTAGGGATAAGCTTGCCGCCAATATCCTGGAGGCCATGGACGAAACTATTTCAAAGACCAAAGATAACACCTCGGGTATTATTAATGTCTGTTTCAATTATGGTGGCCAGGCAGATATTGTATCTGCAGTTGCTGCAATTATTAAAAATAAAGTAGACCCAAGCAAGATAACCCCTCAGCTTATTCGATCTGAGCTGAGCCACCCAGAGCTACCGCCGGTCGATTATATAGTTAGAACTTCTGGCGAACAGCGACTAAGCAACTTTTTGCTCTGGGATAGTGCCTATGCCGAGCTAGAATTTGTCGATGTCCACTGGCCGGGGTTTAAGCTACAAGACCTCGAAGCTGTTCTGGACGAATATAAATCCCGTA is a window of Patescibacteria group bacterium DNA encoding:
- the frr gene encoding ribosome recycling factor; protein product: METQLLKSAEAKFKATLEHFESELTGVRTGRASAGLVDTIRVEVYGQSMPLKTIATISTPDAKTIQIQPWDQSNLSFIEKAISENPNLGLNPSNDGRVIRIAVPALSEETRIQLIKLVKEKAELANVSLRNGRHEALNTAKTKEKAKVLTQDQVTKLQKAIDSLIDTYNKSVQAIVVKKEQELMSV
- the uppS gene encoding polyprenyl diphosphate synthase: MAIQAHHNAGLPRHIGFILDGNRRWAKEKGLPKLVGHKKGYENLKTISQACFDKGIEVVSAYIFSTENWNREADEVDYLMGLALKLFKTDLEELMQKNIKVVVSGSRDKLAANILEAMDETISKTKDNTSGIINVCFNYGGQADIVSAVAAIIKNKVDPSKITPQLIRSELSHPELPPVDYIVRTSGEQRLSNFLLWDSAYAELEFVDVHWPGFKLQDLEAVLDEYKSRKRRFGS